The segment tgcttttgtattatttaagtgTTAGTCCATTTGATATGGACTGTTCCTGGTtatagaattatttttaaatgttttaatgcCAACCAGAACGAAAAGTAGAAGTGAACTTCTGTGGACACATTGATCATGTTTCGTAAGGAACTCGCGTGAGCATTTTGTTaagatacatactcgtatacttatgaaattttcacttttttactgtatttttttatatacatatttatgtaaattattagatcaaacatttaattatccacaaagtattttttttagaaatcagTTTTCAATTTAGTATTATTTACGATCAAGTACTGTTTTGtcattaaaagtattttatattctatttaaaaaaatagaataccAAACGTGCTAAGGAACTCATTGACAAAAATAATTCAGCAGTTCTGGTCAGAAAATAGGACATTCATTATAAAATtgtcactaataataataattatagtaacaaaaaataaattataattatgactttattataatatgtattttcacAAATCTGTCTTTAtctatattgtatatgtattttgGAATGAGATGACagaactaatataatattaatgttaaaattatgtttatatatGAATATTAGCTGTATCTATCGTATTTTTGTGCCTCTATAAATATGTTATATGGCGTTTGCAGTTATACATGATCATTTACAGCCACATCTCGACACACCTTGCATTGTGTATTATTGAACGCAATAATTCATTTTTAGTGTGATATTATCTCTTTCGCTTTACTGACAGATACTACGCAAGCACAGTGCCAGTTAATAATACTGTAAACAATGATGGTAGAAgaaataacatgaatagtttaaaaaactaaaaaacacgcttgatacccatattatagggatgcatttcaaatagcctgtccgccatattggatttaagtcatgtAACTATTTTTTCCGTATTCCTGACGgcaaactctttcatttgatatccatatcatgggggtggatttcaaacagccagtccgccatcttggggaggccgctaatataagcgtgttgaAAAGAGGTATcgttttcttctaacatcattgactGTAAATGATCACCCTAACTATAAGCATAAGAATTAAATACCCTTATCTTTGCCCTCGTCTGCTATTcatttgggataaaaagtattaagttgcctttgataTAGTTCATACTTTCCTAGATTTTGTGTGAAAAATGTCTGGCTGCAAtataactaggcaacctatttgcaatgtaatTATAAGAACCTTTCAGAGATTCTCATTTTCCTTTAGGCCTGAGATAGGCCTCCATCAAGTTTTTCGACAGTTCACGATCCCATACAGATTTTGCCCAAGTACTCCCTGTCCCTGTTATCAGTCTTATTTCGTCCGCCCATCTCTGTTTCGGCCTTCCTCTTCGCTTTTGCATATATATGTGACTTGTATACCATAGTCCGTTTTCTCCATTTTTCTGTACCTCTTGAttgtgtggcctgcccacttccattttcAATGTATCACTGTGAatcttttatttcttatcattaataaataacagatgagggtgtatttttctaatgccggatcatAGACCAAATATAATAGTTGTAATGCGATACAAAACGGTAGTAAATAAGGGTGTCGTTCTTAGAATAACCATGTGTACTGTGACTGCCACTACcttgatatttgatattttgttcaATGCATACTCATTTATGAATTTTTTTGGACGTATCCATACACTGATAGCGTTGACGCTTGTATGGTGGGTAGGAAGCATTTAAAACAGATATTAATTCCTACAAGTGCAGAAATGGAACGATTCATATCTGCCAATATCATTTTACTATTACTACTCCGTATTATCTCATTAAGTGTAATCCAAATTTCTTTGCTAGGTCAATATTTTATCGAAACTAATCCCGATcgtatttattttctaatttattaTAACCACCGTATTATAGATCGTGAATATTAAGGACTGTCATGTCTCCACCACATGTGTTCCACATTCCACGTGTTGCCCGTAGGCCTACCAATAATCATCATAAGGGCATAtggaaatgttttattttactatagcCTAGCCTTTTAACTAACATTTTTCTTCATTTACAAGTCGTTCATAAGCAAATGTTTATTTTCCTAATCTCGTTTTGTCAGATTTACTTAAAGCTTCCGATCGGtctgttatcttttttttttgattaaagtatattaaaaacaattttcatttttacaaaaCCTATTCAAAGTTTGTCACATTAAAgtagaataaaatattgttagtaGGCTTACAGGCTACATATAAGTTTTGCGCCTTtctatcattaaaaatattaatagaaattgtcgcttttaaaattattttgttttaattataatttttatgtaggtactactactacttataGGAACTTACACCTGACTGATAGTTTTAGATTAAGTCTCCTCTTGATtggtgtaaataattaaaatattgttaatatactcgtaactagTAAATTCATAAAACGCATGCATTAGACATGCTTATCAGGCACAATTCTTAAAAATCTGTGatctatattgttttttttttcaataactttaataataataatattagactTAAGGATTTAATTTTCagtgaaaatgtttttataattttttaatcagTGCAccaattttgtttattcataAATCCGAGACCAGAAATAACTTATAGTTTTAAGACCATCTTAACAAAAgccctattttttttctaatttttacattatactgGTGCCATTGAACTAGctacttaatttttataaccttgtgtaatatttttaattatacaatatttttaaatacaaagacTAAGTAAGTGAcgaataaattataacattgatttgtttgttttatttatgttaattcaGTACAGCGCGTGAACGAACTTacaatattgtacctacattaaTCTGAAGTTAGTTGGCATTAAACATCTAAACAATCGACACGTATTTTATTCCAAAAGAACCGTACCAGCAAAAGTGAACCGTAATACCGTAACATATGGTCGAAATCGAGCCGGATCGCGCCGACTAGCAAAAAGTGAAAGGAACGAAGCGCGATCGCTGGATGAAGTAAACAAGTGCATCGAGTGACGAACGTTTTTTACGCATACTATATACAATTTACGATTTATAACTTTGCATTTACGCATTTTGGaagttattatatacttatattgtgACAAGTGAATTCAAGAGGCCTCCTACGCAAGATCAAACGCACCTTTTAGCTGTATTGGAAGATACCGCCACATTATTTCGTAAAACCcaagtgaatttaaaaaaatgtcccaAGTCTCGACTAACCAAAGGTTACATTGAAGCGCGCATACAAATAATTGAAGATTATTGGACGACGTTTAAGAGCGCGCATCACGACTTAGCTAAAATTACTCCAAAGGAACAAAAGGGATCCTTgccgtattttttaaatgaagaatTCTTTATTTATGAAGACCTTTACAACATTCTGCAGGGTGACTTAAGGGACATGTTATCAACATTAAATGAAATCGAGAATGAATCAAGGGCGTCAAATATGTCAACGTCGACGGGCAATATAGGTGGCGGCAAGCAAAATGTACATCTACCGAAAATCTCATTACCTGTCTTCGGGGGCAATTATGAAGAATTCCCGTCTTATAAGGATTTGTTTTTGTCGTTGGTGCATCATAACGACTCCCTCAGTGATGTGCAAAAACTTCACTATTTAAAAACAACCGTCACTGGGGAAGCTGCAATGCTACTAAAAAACATCCAGGTGACTCAATCAAATTATCCAATTGCATGGGAGTCATTGCAAAGCCGATATGGCAATAGACGCCTTATCGTTAACGCTTTATTAAAAAGGCTTTTTGCGCAAAGAAAACCCAATACAAACATACAGTCCGCtcagaatataaaatatttacttgatACAACCAATGAAGTAGTAAAAGgattaaataatcaaaatataacaaCCGACTCCTGGGATCCAGTAATCATATTTCTGGTTGTTCAGAAATTGGACCCGGAGACGCACAAGCAGTGGGAAGACTTCGCGCACAAAGATAATATAGACGAGTTACCTACATGGAAAGATTTggaaaaatttttacaaaataaatttagaacATTGGAATTAGTAGCGCCAACAACAAGCAAGGTCACAAAAGAAAAGGTATTTACCATAACTAGTACCTGTAAACCAAGAACATGCGTACGGTGTAAGAACGACCACACATTAAGCCATTGTCCGGAATTTGCAAAGCTTACACCGGTGGACAGAGGTAATTACGTAAAGGacaacaaaatatgttttaattgcCTTTCCCCTGGGCACAGTGCTCTTGGGTGTAGGGTTCCCCAAAGTTGCAGGCGGTGCCACAAGCGGCATCATACCCTCATCCATCAGCCAAAATCACCAGTTATATCGGAGTCCTCACAAACGACAATAACTGATACCCAGGTGCAAGTGAACACCAAGGTAACTGATAACAGAGAGCACGCAAGTACTGCTTTGCTAGCTACAGCGACAGTTAAAATCATGGACGACAATGGCCATTATACAATCGTAAGAGCACTCGTAGATACAGGTTCTCAAGCAAGTTTTGTGAGTGAACGAGCCATCCAATTgctgaaattaaaaagaacaaaagttAATGGAACTATAACAGGTATTGGCTCAACACACACAAATGTGAAACAAAGTACACAAGTAAACGTCTTATCCACACATGATGAaggatttaaaattaacattaagacGTATATAATACCCACTCATCTCATCACAAGGTTGCCAACTAAGACAATAACGAACAACACCTGGCCGCACATACAAGGTCTCGTCCTGGCAGACCCAAGTTTTACACAACCGGGACGAGTAGACATGTTGCTAGGTGTCGATGTGTGTGCCCAAATTATGAAGAGTGAAATAATCAAGGGTCCCCCAGGTACTCCATGCGCTCAAAATACCAGCCTGGGTTGGATTCTATTTGGGACAGTACACGACAAGATACAAGAAGATGAGATTATAAGCATGCACCTGAATCTGGATCTGGATGATATGCTAAAGAACATGTGGGAACAAGAAAGAAATGAAACAAGATTACCCACGCCTGAAGAAAGAAAATGTGAAGAAATATATAACACTACAACCACCAGAACAGAAGAAGGAAGATATATCGTAAAACTgccaacaaaaacagaaaaactaAAATGTGTCGAAGGAAACACAAGAGATATAGCTCTGAAAAGATTATATCAATTAGAAAAACGCTTAGAGAAAGATGAGAAATTGAAGAAAGAATACATAGAAATAATGGAAGAATACAAAACTTTGAATCATATGGAAGAGGTACCAAAGGAAGAAATGAAAGTTCCTGCTGTGTACCTACCTCACCACGCTgttattaaatatgaaaaagaaaCGAGCAAAGTGAGGCCAGTATTCAACGCATCGCAAAAGGGATCTAACAAAGTGTCTCTAAATGACGAATTACTTGTAGGCCCTCAACTACAAGATGACATGAGGAGCTTAATTTTGAGATGGCGTATGAAAAGAGTATGTTTTGTGGCTGATATACAAAAAATGTACCGCCAGATTCTGGTAACCAAAGAAGACAGCAATCTACAAAGAATTCTATGGCGTAGTAACCAAGACGAACCTGTAAAAGATTATAGACTAGGAAGAGTCACGTTTGGGACAGCTTCGGCACCATATCTAGCCGTCCGCACGCTACATCAGGTTGCCACAGATGAAGGCTATGAACATACCGATGCAGCACAAGTTATAAAACAAGACTTTTACATGGATGACTTAATGTCTGGGAAGGATAACTTACAAGAAGCCATCAAAATTGCAAAGGATATAGATTCCATATTGCGAAGAGGaggatttattatacaaaaatggtgtTCGAATAATGCAGAATTCCTGAAACAATTTGAGCTAAGCCAAAGAAGCACTAAAGTAAATCTAGAAATACACATAGATGGTAGTATAAGAGCTTTAGGATTGAATTGGAATATTGGAACGGACAAATTCCAATACAACCTGAACTTACCTGCGTTAACTGATCGCATAACGAAAAGAACAATCCTGTCTGATATTCAAAGGTTGTTTGATCCACTGGGCTGGTTAGCACCATCAATTTTACCGGCGAAGCTGCTTATACAAAAATTGTGGTTGCAAGGTATGGCCTGGGATGAGAATGTTACTGAAGAAATAGCTCAGGAATGGATGGATTTAAGAAACAGTTTTCTCAACTTACCAGGTATAGAAATAGACAGATGGCTTCAAACATCTGAATCcttaatgaaaaatgtctcaGTTCATGGTTTTTGTGATGCATCCAATCGAGCCTATGGTGCAGTAG is part of the Bicyclus anynana chromosome 5, ilBicAnyn1.1, whole genome shotgun sequence genome and harbors:
- the LOC128198126 gene encoding uncharacterized protein LOC128198126, with the translated sequence MSTSTGNIGGGKQNVHLPKISLPVFGGNYEEFPSYKDLFLSLVHHNDSLSDVQKLHYLKTTVTGEAAMLLKNIQKLDPETHKQWEDFAHKDNIDELPTWKDLEKFLQNKFRTLELVAPTTSKVTKEKVQVNTKVTDNREHASTALLATATVKIMDDNGHYTIVRALVDTGSQASFVSERAIQLLKLKRTKVNGTITGIGSTHTNVKQSTQVNVLSTHDEGFKINIKTYIIPTHLITRLPTKTITNNTWPHIQGLVLADPSFTQPGRVDMLLGVDVCAQIMKSEIIKGPPGTPCAQNTSLGWILFGTVHDKIQEDEIISMHLNLDLDDMLKNMWEQERNETRLPTPEERKCEEIYNTTTTRTEEGRYIVKLPTKTEKLKCVEGNTRDIALKRLYQLEKRLEKDEKLKKEYIEIMEEYKTLNHMEEVPKEEMKVPAVYLPHHAVIKYEKETSKVRPVFNASQKGSNKVSLNDELLVGPQLQDDMRSLILRWRMKRVCFVADIQKMYRQILVTKEDSNLQRILWRSNQDEPVKDYRLGRVTFGTASAPYLAVRTLHQVATDEGYEHTDAAQVIKQDFYMDDLMSGKDNLQEAIKIAKDIDSILRRGGFIIQKWCSNNAEFLKQFELSQRSTKVNLEIHIDGSIRALGLNWNIGTDKFQYNLNLPALTDRITKRTILSDIQRLFDPLGWLAPSILPAKLLIQKLWLQGMAWDENVTEEIAQEWMDLRNSFLNLPGIEIDRWLQTSESLMKNVSVHGFCDASNRAYGAVAYMRVITVEGKVTITIIAAKSRVASTKAKSLPRLELNGAVLLAGLLKQIKEAMKIPTSQIYAWTDSTIVLSWLFGDPARWNIYVRNRVVEILEDIGNHNWYHVQSQDNPADLASRGMPLTSLKENKLWWNGPEWLHNKEIEYSRPKNISTNLERKEVIEVNSKIENGKASLISKIENCDDLTELLKVITYSKRFLKGKKLQDKDTVITTSELNDALKTCIKLTQQQSFKEDIHNIKTKGEVQAKSSLKSLNPYLDGDDVLRVGGRLRHASVNEDTRNPVILSHDTYLAKLLVDDAHLKTLHGGPQQMLGYLRLKYWILKSKNLVKLKFRKCLICAKQKAAVKSQLMGDLPRERVTPTRPFLNSSTDFAGPYQVLSSKGRGMRTTKAYVCIFVCMSTKAIHLELVGDMTSESFIGAMKRFTARRGKCAHMWSDQGRTFIGANKELAAAWAEAKLEFDGQIAESLALDGTQWHFIPAYSPHMGGLWEAGVKSMKYHLKRIMQSNLTYEEMSTLLCQIEACLNSRPLCPIEDDDDAPPLTPAHFLVGESLNTIPSPNLENISMTYLSRWQRLQKLLQDFWHRWQSEYLNRLQQRHKWCKRTRELDIGQIVTIKSDNLPPGKWMLGRITGKHPGNDGVTRVYSVKSGDNITKRSSNKLCLLPIDID